Proteins co-encoded in one Plasmodium coatneyi strain Hackeri chromosome 7, complete sequence genomic window:
- a CDS encoding Phospholipase, which translates to MVDNELRDKEISLRGASRLDGKPRLDSFFNKDGLLLRSYGWLVRNAIGIIILIHGLGSHARLTFLRHNVEIVNNDKAILKDGNNFYLYKDSWVEHFNKNGYSVFGLDLQGHGLSDGFEKLSYHVKEFDDFAYDVMQCIRNIQDRINGSNGGDPRKGEDSNLPFREDQICGRKALPTYVIGISMGGSIALRMLQILGKTKNRREGTGLHINGCISISPMIAVKKLPSRNSFLFQNVYLPLSKCIADWFPTVRLINKYAYKKYPYVKYIIKYDKIRSKEAITYRLGYELLKAIDTLDNDIEHMPKDIPVLIIHSKEDILCSYDGSLSFYDRLDVNNKEMHTLEDMEHTVVKEPGNEEVSKKIVDWIMGLPSSKGGSICQRGKNAVVEGEQHV; encoded by the coding sequence ATGGTTGATAATGAATTGCGCGATAAAGAAATATCCTTGAGAGGGGCCTCTAGACTGGATGGAAAGCCAAGGCttgattcattttttaacaaagATGGGTTGTTATTACGATCATACGGATGGTTAGTAAGGAACGCCATAggcattataattttaattcatGGTTTAGGCTCACATGCAAGATTGACCTTTTTAAGACATAACGTTGAAATTGTAAATAACGATAAAGCCATATTAAAAgatggaaataatttttacctttatAAAGATAGCTGGGTAGAACATTTcaacaaaaatggatattCCGTTTTTGGATTAGATTTACAAGGTCACGGTTTATCAGATGGATTTGAGAAGCTCAGTTATCATGTAAAGGAGTTTGACGATTTCGCCTATGATGTAATGCAGTGTATTAGGAACATTCAGGATAGAATAAATGGTTCCAATGGGGGTGATCCACGGAAGGGGGAGGATAGTAATTTACCATTTCGGGAGGACCAAATATGTGGGAGGAAGGCTCTTCCCACTTACGTAATAGGTATATCTATGGGGGGAAGTATCGCTTTAAGGATGCTACAAATATtgggaaagacaaaaaatagaagagaaGGTACGGGACTACACATCAACGGGTGTATTTCCATCTCTCCTATGATAGCTGTTAAAAAGCTACCATCGAGAAATTCGTTCCTATTTCAGAACGTCTATCTCCCATTGTCTAAGTGCATTGCTGATTGGTTTCCAACGGTGAGACTTATTAACAAATATGCGTATAAGAAGTATCCGTAtgttaaatatattattaagtATGATAAAATTCGATCTAAGGAGGCAATCACGTATAGACTTGGCTATGAGCTTTTGAAAGCAATTGACACCTTAGACAATGACATAGAACACATGCCTAAGGATATCCCTGTGTTGATTATTCATTCTAAGGAGGACATTTTGTGCTCCTATGACGGATCCCTATCGTTCTATGATCGACTCGATGTAAACAATAAGGAAATGCACACATTGGAGGATATGGAGCATACCGTCGTTAAGGAGCCCGGAAATGAGGAAGTTTCGAAAAAAATCGTAGATTGGATTATGGGTTTGCCGTCGTCAAAAGGGGGCAGCATATgtcaaagggggaagaacgcAGTCGTCGAAGGGGAGCAACACGTTTGA